One stretch of Aminivibrio pyruvatiphilus DNA includes these proteins:
- a CDS encoding MFS transporter has product MTEQYSGECRNGSGEGMKKALSYRWIVWGVMVFAFMVVFFHRFAAAVVKDDVTRDFSLSATAFGAMASMYFYAYMIMQIPVGFLADSLGARITVSLGMFLAGAGSVIFGFAPSSFWLFLGRFLVGIGVSTVFVSIMKIQSQWFRDREFATISGATTLVGNAGGIFSQGPLALLISVVSWRAGFVAIGLLTLAIAALCFRFIRNRPQDMGLPPVNEREIARANLQPDPFSVVSGLKNVLSVRGILPATLFYLFNQAGFFALIGTWGIPWMVNAYGLSVQEASSYSVVLIFGIMAGGFITGWISDRLGRRKAPMLVSSLLHMVLWAVILLSENGMPPLGWLKVVFFLLGITNTAFILAWSVAKELTSEKYTGLAISILNAAGFLSIAVCTSVMGWVIDLFAALPPAGAYRMAFMLPLVSAVLSFLSVLFIPETGSVKHGGR; this is encoded by the coding sequence ATGACTGAGCAGTATTCCGGAGAATGCAGAAACGGAAGCGGGGAGGGAATGAAGAAGGCCCTCTCCTACCGCTGGATTGTGTGGGGGGTTATGGTCTTCGCCTTCATGGTGGTTTTCTTTCACCGTTTTGCCGCGGCGGTGGTGAAGGACGACGTGACGAGAGACTTTTCCCTCAGCGCCACCGCTTTCGGCGCCATGGCATCCATGTATTTCTACGCCTACATGATCATGCAGATACCGGTAGGGTTCCTCGCCGATTCGCTCGGAGCGAGGATCACGGTCTCCCTTGGAATGTTTCTTGCCGGGGCCGGATCGGTCATCTTCGGATTCGCACCGTCCTCCTTCTGGCTTTTCCTCGGGAGATTCCTCGTCGGCATAGGTGTATCCACCGTTTTTGTCTCCATCATGAAAATCCAGTCCCAATGGTTCCGCGACAGGGAGTTCGCCACCATTTCCGGAGCCACAACTCTTGTGGGCAACGCCGGGGGCATTTTCTCCCAGGGACCGCTGGCCCTTCTCATCTCCGTGGTTTCCTGGAGAGCGGGATTTGTGGCCATCGGCCTCCTCACCCTCGCAATCGCGGCGCTGTGTTTCCGGTTCATCCGGAACAGGCCCCAGGATATGGGGCTTCCTCCGGTAAACGAAAGGGAAATTGCCAGGGCAAACCTGCAGCCGGATCCCTTTTCCGTGGTTTCGGGACTGAAGAATGTCCTCTCGGTCAGGGGCATCCTTCCGGCGACCCTTTTCTACCTTTTCAACCAGGCCGGTTTTTTCGCCCTCATCGGTACCTGGGGTATCCCCTGGATGGTGAACGCCTACGGGCTTTCAGTCCAGGAAGCGTCTTCCTACAGCGTGGTCCTCATCTTCGGGATAATGGCGGGGGGGTTCATCACCGGCTGGATATCCGACCGCCTCGGAAGAAGAAAAGCCCCCATGCTTGTCAGCTCGCTGCTCCATATGGTTTTGTGGGCGGTGATTCTCCTGTCGGAAAACGGAATGCCTCCCCTCGGGTGGCTGAAAGTCGTTTTTTTCCTTCTCGGCATAACGAATACTGCCTTTATCCTCGCATGGTCCGTGGCCAAGGAACTTACCTCGGAAAAGTACACCGGGCTCGCCATTTCCATACTCAACGCCGCCGGTTTTCTTTCCATAGCAGTCTGCACTTCTGTCATGGGATGGGTCATTGACCTCTTCGCGGCCCTTCCTCCGGCAGGAGCCTACAGAATGGCCTTCATGCTTCCTCTCGTTTCAGCCGTCCTTTCCTTTCTTTCTGTCCTCTTCATCCCCGAAACAGGATCGGTTAAACATGGGGGGCGCTGA
- a CDS encoding cold-shock protein — protein sequence MSQGTVKWFNDSKGYGFITTDEGKDVFVHFSAIVGDGFKTLAEGQKVSFDVVDGEKGPQAANVHKA from the coding sequence ATGAGTCAGGGAACAGTGAAATGGTTTAACGATAGCAAAGGGTACGGTTTCATTACAACGGACGAGGGCAAGGACGTTTTCGTTCATTTCAGCGCCATTGTTGGTGATGGTTTCAAGACCCTCGCCGAGGGGCAGAAGGTTTCTTTCGACGTCGTCGACGGTGAAAAGGGACCTCAGGCTGCGAACGTTCACAAAGCGTAA
- a CDS encoding DEAD/DEAH box helicase produces MNDNGFASYELREELLLALKKKGFSIPTPVQEKVLALENFETDLIVRAKTGSGKTLAFLLPLLQNMDLPQSSPRILVLSPTRELAQQTAREAEWLSRYMDISVATLVGGLDMSTQIRSLKDGAVIVVGTPGRTLDHVNRGTLRADGIHSVILDEGDHMLDMGFRDELEGILDALPQRERTWLFSATMPREVRELSKKYLSAPVSISLVEDGEQHEDIVHRAYLVPFRHKMEGLVNVLLWERPKRGLIFCHTRLETMSVAQRLSEEGFSAGSLHGEMTQRERNAVLGSFKNGHLPLLVATNVAARGLDVEGVTHVIQIGLPDDRETFVHRSGRTGRAGREGTDILLLSPQEAEKFKYMLGSAKVTVEWKNVPDLDAISKVQREIAEEKLLTVKEAGEDEDYLLWAEDLLSRVSAKNLVARLLWTLSSKRSAGYNLSSELERELRRKSRFAGEKDRTPGARPLKGRRPKGTMLRLSKGLADGWDVGRVLSSVCTSLNVDRSEVGAIRMKDDHVLVELLPVALSRFEEDCRGLERCGLLEEGKGRDFLLPASSQTQQVRGRPSGASRPRRQGKPEYRGR; encoded by the coding sequence ATGAATGACAACGGTTTCGCGAGTTACGAACTGCGGGAAGAACTGCTTCTCGCCCTGAAAAAGAAGGGATTTTCCATCCCGACCCCGGTACAGGAAAAAGTCCTCGCCCTGGAAAATTTCGAAACAGACCTGATCGTCCGGGCCAAGACGGGCTCCGGAAAAACCCTGGCCTTCCTGTTGCCGCTTCTTCAGAATATGGATCTTCCCCAGTCCTCACCCCGGATTCTTGTCCTCTCCCCCACCAGGGAACTGGCCCAGCAGACTGCCCGTGAGGCGGAATGGCTTTCGCGGTACATGGATATATCGGTCGCCACTCTTGTGGGAGGGCTGGACATGTCAACCCAGATCCGCTCACTCAAGGACGGAGCAGTCATCGTCGTCGGCACGCCGGGAAGGACCCTTGACCACGTGAACAGGGGAACCCTGAGAGCTGACGGTATCCATTCCGTCATCCTGGATGAAGGGGACCATATGCTCGACATGGGATTCCGGGATGAACTTGAAGGCATTCTTGACGCTCTTCCCCAGCGGGAGCGGACCTGGCTTTTCTCCGCCACCATGCCCAGGGAAGTCAGGGAACTCTCGAAAAAATACCTCTCCGCTCCTGTGTCCATCTCCCTGGTGGAGGATGGCGAACAGCACGAGGATATCGTCCACCGGGCATACCTCGTTCCCTTCAGGCATAAAATGGAAGGCCTCGTGAACGTTCTTCTCTGGGAACGGCCCAAACGGGGACTGATCTTCTGCCATACCCGCCTGGAAACCATGTCTGTGGCCCAGCGGCTTTCGGAAGAAGGTTTCAGCGCGGGGTCGCTCCATGGAGAAATGACCCAGAGAGAGCGCAATGCCGTTCTCGGTTCCTTCAAAAACGGGCACCTGCCGCTGCTTGTCGCGACGAACGTGGCTGCCCGCGGCCTCGACGTTGAGGGAGTAACGCACGTCATCCAGATCGGACTGCCCGACGACAGGGAGACTTTCGTCCACAGGAGCGGACGGACAGGACGGGCCGGGCGGGAAGGAACCGACATCCTCCTTCTTTCCCCCCAGGAGGCGGAGAAATTCAAGTACATGCTCGGTTCGGCAAAGGTAACCGTTGAATGGAAGAATGTCCCCGACCTTGACGCCATTTCAAAGGTTCAGAGAGAGATCGCAGAAGAAAAACTTCTCACCGTGAAGGAAGCCGGAGAAGACGAGGATTATCTCCTGTGGGCCGAGGACCTTCTTTCCAGGGTCAGTGCGAAAAATCTCGTAGCCAGGCTGCTCTGGACCCTGTCTTCAAAACGTTCTGCCGGATACAATCTCTCCTCCGAACTGGAACGGGAACTCCGGAGAAAGAGCCGCTTCGCCGGAGAAAAAGACCGCACACCCGGGGCACGGCCCCTTAAGGGAAGACGTCCCAAGGGAACAATGCTGCGCCTGAGCAAGGGACTGGCGGACGGATGGGACGTGGGCAGGGTTCTGAGCTCCGTATGCACATCCCTGAACGTGGACCGTTCGGAAGTGGGCGCTATCAGGATGAAAGACGACCATGTCCTCGTGGAGCTGCTTCCCGTGGCTCTCTCCCGGTTCGAGGAGGATTGCCGCGGCCTGGAACGGTGCGGTCTCCTTGAAGAGGGCAAAGGCAGGGATTTCCTCCTTCCCGCGTCCAGCCAGACCCAGCAGGTCAGGGGACGTCCATCAGGCGCATCCCGGCCCAGGAGGCAGGGCAAGCCGGAATACAGAGGAAGATAA
- a CDS encoding ABC transporter permease subunit: protein MRLLQKNIVPIVFLVLCSIGFYYSGLSWMFFANDLMSRLARNSFLVISLIIPVLAGMGLNFGIVLGAMAGQFAAFITVVYNLTGITGFFLACIMSVPFAVLFGWLTGILFNKAKGKEMITGLILGFFANGLYQLVCLIFIGWIIPISNKALLLPSGIGFVNTLDLKIWQYAIDKFYVFRARSIDIPVLKYLNNINFPVLTLVIIALLCAAVYLLFRTKLGQDFRAVGQNRHIAEVAGIKVDRVRIIAVIFSTVLAAWGQLIFLQNIGNVQVYGSHVQVGTFAVAALLIGGASVSKATIGQAILGTVLFHALFIVSPLAGKNIMGSAQVGEYFRVFVAYGVIGIALALHAWQRLTKKE from the coding sequence ATGAGGCTCCTTCAGAAAAACATAGTCCCCATAGTGTTCCTTGTTCTCTGCTCGATCGGTTTTTATTATTCCGGGCTGTCCTGGATGTTTTTCGCCAACGATCTCATGTCCAGGCTCGCACGGAACTCCTTCCTGGTGATCTCTCTTATTATCCCGGTACTCGCAGGGATGGGACTCAATTTCGGCATTGTCCTCGGCGCCATGGCCGGCCAGTTTGCAGCTTTCATCACGGTGGTCTACAACCTCACCGGAATAACGGGGTTCTTTCTGGCATGCATCATGTCCGTTCCCTTCGCCGTCCTCTTCGGCTGGCTCACCGGCATCCTTTTCAATAAGGCCAAGGGAAAGGAAATGATCACGGGCCTGATTCTCGGCTTTTTCGCCAACGGACTCTACCAGCTCGTATGTCTCATCTTCATCGGGTGGATCATTCCCATTTCCAACAAGGCGCTGCTGCTGCCATCGGGGATCGGCTTTGTGAACACCCTCGACCTCAAGATCTGGCAGTACGCCATTGACAAGTTTTACGTCTTCCGGGCGAGGAGCATCGACATTCCGGTGCTTAAATACCTGAACAACATCAATTTCCCGGTGCTTACTCTCGTTATAATCGCCCTTCTCTGCGCAGCCGTTTACCTTCTCTTCAGGACGAAGCTCGGCCAGGATTTCCGGGCCGTGGGACAGAACAGGCACATCGCCGAGGTGGCCGGCATAAAGGTCGACAGGGTGAGGATCATCGCCGTCATCTTCTCCACCGTTCTCGCGGCCTGGGGACAGCTCATCTTCCTCCAGAACATCGGGAACGTCCAGGTGTACGGATCCCATGTCCAGGTAGGGACCTTCGCTGTGGCGGCGCTCCTAATAGGCGGCGCATCCGTCTCGAAGGCCACCATCGGCCAGGCTATCCTTGGAACGGTGCTTTTTCACGCCCTTTTCATCGTGTCCCCCCTGGCAGGGAAGAATATCATGGGAAGCGCCCAGGTTGGCGAATATTTCCGTGTTTTCGTCGCCTACGGGGTCATCGGCATAGCCCTGGCTCTCCACGCATGGCAGAGGCTGACAAAAAAGGAGTAA
- a CDS encoding ABC transporter permease subunit, with the protein MGNGLLNKVGIPRLIISLFLAFLVAAAFSFGLPMGQIFSAMLTRFGMNALLVLAMIPTIQAGAGPNFGLPFGIICGLVGATLAIELDLRGFTALFFAIGVSIPLGAAAGWLYGLLLNRVKGQEMTVGTYMGFSIVSVMCIFWLMAPYKSPEMIWPYGGDGLRVTVVLDGRMEQLLDRFLSFTFYGVRIPTGLLLVTALCCLLLWIFLRTRTGLAMSVVGSNPRFAEASGLSVNKYRMLASIISCAMGAAGIVIYSQSYGFIQLYQAPLYMALYSVSAILIGGASLQRATITQALIGTFLFNGLLVIALPVANVAMDSDISEIMRVIISNGIILYALTRKEVGGDAR; encoded by the coding sequence ATGGGCAACGGCCTTTTGAACAAAGTCGGCATCCCGCGCCTCATCATTTCTCTCTTTCTCGCATTTCTCGTCGCGGCAGCCTTCTCCTTCGGTCTTCCCATGGGGCAGATCTTCAGCGCAATGCTCACCAGGTTCGGAATGAACGCCCTCCTGGTGCTGGCCATGATTCCCACCATCCAGGCAGGAGCCGGACCGAACTTCGGCCTTCCTTTCGGAATCATCTGCGGCCTTGTCGGAGCGACCCTGGCTATCGAGCTCGACCTTCGGGGCTTCACCGCGCTCTTCTTCGCCATCGGCGTTTCCATTCCTCTCGGCGCGGCCGCCGGCTGGCTGTACGGTCTGCTGCTCAACCGGGTCAAGGGACAGGAGATGACCGTTGGTACCTATATGGGCTTTTCCATCGTGTCGGTCATGTGCATTTTCTGGCTGATGGCCCCGTACAAGAGCCCGGAGATGATCTGGCCCTACGGCGGCGACGGACTGCGGGTCACCGTGGTCCTTGACGGCAGGATGGAACAGCTCCTCGACCGCTTTCTCAGCTTCACCTTCTACGGCGTGAGGATCCCTACCGGCCTGCTTCTTGTCACTGCCCTGTGCTGCCTTCTCCTGTGGATTTTCCTGAGGACGAGGACGGGCCTTGCCATGTCGGTGGTCGGATCCAACCCCCGCTTCGCCGAGGCCTCGGGCCTCAGCGTGAACAAGTACAGAATGCTCGCCTCCATCATCTCCTGCGCCATGGGTGCGGCAGGCATCGTCATCTACTCCCAGAGCTACGGCTTCATTCAGCTCTACCAGGCGCCCCTGTACATGGCACTCTACTCCGTCTCCGCCATCCTTATCGGCGGCGCGTCACTGCAGCGGGCCACCATCACCCAGGCACTCATCGGCACCTTTCTTTTCAACGGACTCCTGGTCATCGCCCTCCCTGTGGCCAACGTGGCCATGGACAGCGACATCTCCGAGATCATGAGGGTCATAATAAGCAACGGCATCATTCTCTACGCCCTCACCCGCAAAGAAGTGGGAGGTGACGCCCGATGA
- a CDS encoding sugar ABC transporter ATP-binding protein, which yields MTGTPRLEMKNISKQYYGNRVLKGVSFSLGRGEVLSLVGENGAGKSTLMNILFGMPVIHATGGFEGEIYLDGEKADIKSPEEAMKLGIGMVHQEFMLLPGFSITENIKLNREITKDSLLSRFFGKPLKWLDMPAMKDDARVSMDAIGLGIDEMLPVKGLPVGHMQFVEIARELDKKNIRLLVLDEPTAVLTESDSDKLLEAMKILTDKGISILFISHRLDEVMTASDKIVILRDGEQIAETLPSETSIERIAELMVGRKIESGEMKGRPPSELKDDYILQIRDLSVSMPGERVKGVNLDVKRGEILGIGGLAGQGKIGIANGIMGLFPSGGDVKKNGDPVMLNNTRGSLDNGMAFVSEDRRGTGLLLDDSIEFNIVATAIQVQCKFLTQGKISILDGKGMTEYASKMIRELDIRCTGPGQLTRRLSGGNQQKVCIARAITLEPNLLFVSEPTRGIDIGAKKLILDHLVKLNREEGLTIVMTSSELAELRSICDRIAIVYQGKLEGILLPTDSDRDFGLMMAGEYHKIHRKEAV from the coding sequence TTGACCGGTACACCCCGTCTTGAGATGAAGAACATCAGCAAGCAGTACTACGGGAACCGCGTCCTTAAGGGCGTGTCGTTCTCCCTCGGCAGGGGAGAGGTTTTGTCCCTCGTCGGAGAAAACGGAGCAGGCAAATCCACCCTTATGAATATTCTTTTCGGTATGCCGGTGATCCATGCGACAGGAGGATTCGAAGGCGAAATTTACCTCGACGGTGAAAAAGCTGACATTAAATCCCCCGAAGAAGCCATGAAACTCGGCATCGGTATGGTCCACCAGGAATTCATGCTCCTCCCCGGTTTTTCCATAACCGAGAACATAAAGCTCAACAGGGAAATCACGAAAGACAGCCTGCTCAGCAGATTCTTCGGAAAACCCCTCAAGTGGCTCGACATGCCCGCCATGAAGGACGACGCCAGGGTTTCCATGGATGCCATCGGCCTGGGCATTGACGAAATGCTCCCCGTCAAGGGCCTGCCCGTGGGCCATATGCAGTTTGTGGAAATAGCCAGGGAACTCGACAAGAAAAACATCCGCCTTCTCGTCCTCGACGAGCCTACGGCGGTGCTTACGGAATCCGACTCTGATAAACTCCTCGAGGCCATGAAAATCCTCACCGACAAAGGAATCTCCATCCTGTTCATCAGCCACCGCCTCGACGAGGTCATGACGGCCTCCGACAAGATCGTCATTCTCCGGGACGGCGAACAGATAGCTGAAACCCTGCCCTCCGAGACTTCCATTGAACGGATCGCCGAGCTTATGGTCGGAAGAAAAATCGAGAGCGGCGAAATGAAGGGCAGGCCGCCCTCGGAACTAAAGGACGACTACATACTCCAAATCCGGGATCTGTCCGTATCCATGCCCGGGGAGAGGGTCAAGGGCGTTAACCTGGACGTGAAGCGCGGTGAGATTCTCGGCATCGGCGGCCTTGCCGGCCAGGGAAAAATCGGCATCGCCAACGGCATCATGGGGCTCTTTCCTTCCGGAGGAGACGTGAAGAAAAACGGCGATCCCGTCATGCTGAACAATACCCGGGGATCCCTCGACAACGGCATGGCCTTTGTCTCCGAGGACAGAAGAGGGACCGGGCTACTACTGGACGACTCGATTGAATTCAACATCGTCGCTACGGCAATCCAGGTCCAGTGTAAATTCCTGACCCAGGGGAAGATAAGCATTCTTGACGGAAAGGGCATGACGGAGTACGCATCGAAAATGATCAGGGAGCTCGACATCCGGTGCACCGGCCCGGGGCAGCTTACGCGACGTCTCTCGGGCGGAAACCAGCAGAAGGTCTGCATCGCCAGGGCCATTACCCTTGAGCCCAATCTGCTGTTCGTTTCCGAGCCGACGAGGGGCATCGACATCGGCGCCAAGAAGCTCATTCTCGACCACCTCGTGAAGCTGAACAGGGAGGAAGGTCTCACCATCGTCATGACCTCCTCCGAACTGGCGGAACTCCGTTCGATCTGCGACCGGATCGCCATCGTCTACCAGGGAAAGCTGGAAGGCATTCTTCTCCCGACGGACAGCGACAGGGATTTCGGACTCATGATGGCCGGGGAATACCACAAGATTCATAGAAAGGAGGCTGTATGA
- a CDS encoding DUF3798 domain-containing protein, whose amino-acid sequence MRRFTRVLFAVALVLALGTVAFAAPKIGIMTGTVSQGEEEYRAGEEMVAKYGADRVIHVTYPDKFMDEQETTISQVMAMASDPDVKAIVICQGVPGTAAAIDKVKEVRDDILFVIGTVHEEPYMMAGKADILFEIDQPTRGTSIVEKAKEMGAKTFIHYSFPRHMSYPLLAKRREIMEQTAKKIGVEFVFVNAPDPTGEGGVAGSQQFILEDAPRQVEKYGPDTAFFSTNCSMQEPLIKSVVKGKAIYPEQCCPSPFHALPNALGLKVENKGDVPYILKAIDEKVVELGVAGRIATWTAPVTMNFIRAGAEYAMDFANGKFEDKKDIQRAKFTLEKAAGAVRIRAFDEEKAPNFLMVVGESIIFGKK is encoded by the coding sequence ATGAGGAGATTCACCAGAGTTCTGTTTGCAGTCGCGCTTGTTCTTGCCCTTGGAACGGTGGCCTTTGCGGCACCCAAGATCGGCATTATGACCGGAACCGTTTCCCAGGGAGAGGAAGAGTACCGCGCAGGGGAAGAAATGGTGGCCAAGTACGGCGCAGACAGGGTCATCCACGTCACCTATCCGGACAAGTTCATGGACGAGCAGGAGACCACCATTTCCCAGGTCATGGCCATGGCCTCCGACCCTGACGTGAAGGCCATCGTCATCTGCCAGGGCGTCCCCGGGACGGCAGCCGCCATCGACAAGGTCAAGGAAGTCCGGGACGATATTCTTTTCGTCATCGGCACCGTCCATGAAGAGCCCTACATGATGGCCGGCAAGGCTGACATTCTCTTTGAAATCGACCAGCCCACCCGCGGAACCTCCATTGTTGAAAAGGCGAAGGAAATGGGCGCCAAGACCTTCATCCATTATTCCTTCCCCCGTCACATGAGCTATCCTCTCCTTGCCAAGCGCCGCGAGATCATGGAACAGACCGCGAAGAAAATCGGCGTCGAGTTCGTTTTCGTCAACGCTCCCGACCCCACGGGCGAGGGCGGAGTCGCCGGTTCCCAGCAGTTCATCCTTGAAGATGCTCCCCGCCAGGTGGAAAAGTACGGCCCTGACACAGCTTTCTTCAGCACCAACTGCTCCATGCAGGAACCCCTCATCAAGTCCGTGGTGAAGGGGAAGGCCATCTATCCCGAGCAGTGCTGCCCCAGCCCCTTCCACGCCCTTCCCAACGCTCTCGGACTGAAGGTGGAGAACAAGGGAGACGTGCCCTACATCCTCAAGGCCATCGATGAAAAGGTTGTCGAGCTGGGCGTCGCCGGCCGGATCGCCACCTGGACCGCCCCCGTCACCATGAACTTCATCCGTGCCGGGGCAGAATACGCCATGGACTTCGCCAACGGCAAGTTCGAAGACAAAAAGGACATCCAGAGAGCGAAGTTTACCCTCGAGAAGGCAGCCGGTGCCGTCCGCATCCGCGCTTTCGACGAGGAAAAGGCTCCGAACTTCCTCATGGTCGTCGGCGAATCCATCATCTTCGGGAAGAAGTAA
- a CDS encoding TolC family protein: MGKRLKATILASAVLAWVVSLPAAAAEMSLDEFLLSVRESNPVLQASFRRLEAFSHTVRSSVAVQRPSLGVRGNTTWLSDTYSSQAGRNTGSRGNYSLSAAITHRFDVSGVYGAQERQLLLQYNGLASDHLALVNNTLAAAESLYWQSFIARQNIFLQRGILNQRKEDLRITEEKFRQQLIPRLDVVRAQAKVEEAESLVVEAESAYRNTLAQMATLAGGTDLEPKEESLLVPALSVQAGIEKAMDRRNDVRSAETALERARVLKTLAAKGMAPTVEGSVGYMLLTDNDNSSPIEKEFLLSLNVSIPVYDGGKTKEDVADKAKTVEATERTLESRKNQVREDVVKALNQWEKAVAVESSKRKQVARSDEELNITQLMYKEGMGAQIDLLNAQVDNQKVKTEHLAAIKEMYLALVSLKQAMSEYEPAPAE, from the coding sequence ATGGGAAAGCGCTTAAAAGCAACTATTCTTGCCTCGGCAGTGCTGGCGTGGGTTGTTTCGCTCCCGGCAGCTGCCGCGGAGATGTCCCTTGACGAGTTTCTGCTCTCCGTAAGGGAGAGCAACCCGGTGCTTCAGGCTTCCTTCAGGAGACTGGAGGCATTCAGTCATACGGTGCGGTCATCCGTGGCAGTTCAGCGCCCATCCTTGGGAGTCAGGGGAAACACCACCTGGCTCAGCGATACCTATTCCTCCCAGGCAGGCAGGAATACGGGGTCCAGGGGGAACTATTCCCTCTCGGCGGCAATCACCCACCGTTTTGATGTGAGCGGCGTCTACGGCGCCCAGGAACGGCAGCTCCTTCTCCAGTACAACGGCCTGGCCTCCGACCACCTCGCCCTGGTAAACAACACCCTTGCCGCTGCGGAAAGCCTCTACTGGCAGTCATTCATTGCCCGGCAGAATATTTTTCTGCAGAGGGGCATCCTGAACCAGCGGAAGGAAGACCTGAGAATTACCGAGGAAAAGTTCAGGCAGCAGCTTATCCCCCGCCTGGACGTTGTCCGGGCCCAGGCGAAGGTGGAGGAGGCGGAAAGTCTCGTGGTGGAGGCGGAATCGGCCTACAGGAACACCCTCGCCCAGATGGCGACTCTTGCAGGAGGCACAGATCTTGAACCGAAGGAGGAAAGCCTCCTTGTTCCCGCCCTTTCTGTCCAGGCAGGAATAGAAAAAGCCATGGACCGCAGGAACGACGTCCGCTCGGCCGAGACTGCCCTCGAGCGGGCAAGGGTGCTGAAAACCCTTGCCGCAAAGGGAATGGCTCCCACGGTGGAAGGATCGGTGGGGTACATGCTGCTCACCGACAATGACAATTCCTCACCGATAGAAAAGGAATTCCTTCTCTCCCTGAATGTCTCCATACCCGTCTATGACGGAGGGAAAACGAAGGAGGACGTGGCTGACAAGGCAAAGACCGTCGAAGCGACGGAGAGGACTCTGGAATCCCGGAAAAACCAGGTCCGGGAGGATGTGGTGAAAGCTCTTAACCAGTGGGAAAAGGCGGTGGCCGTGGAAAGCAGCAAGAGAAAGCAGGTCGCCCGGTCTGACGAGGAGCTCAATATCACTCAGCTTATGTACAAGGAAGGCATGGGAGCCCAGATCGACCTTCTGAACGCCCAGGTGGACAATCAGAAGGTCAAGACGGAACACCTCGCTGCAATCAAGGAAATGTATCTCGCCCTGGTAAGCCTGAAGCAGGCCATGAGCGAATACGAACCGGCCCCGGCCGAATAG